A stretch of the Ipomoea triloba cultivar NCNSP0323 chromosome 16, ASM357664v1 genome encodes the following:
- the LOC116007917 gene encoding nicotinate phosphoribosyltransferase 2-like: MAAVSNGPKKERTCEGHNIAGPTNPMVTPLLTDLYQFTMAYAYWKAGKHNDDGFFDYLRSIDCSDVEIYSISEGSVVFPKVPLMRVEGPVAVAQLLETPFVNLINYASLVTTNAARHRFVAGKEKLLLEFGLRRAQGPDGGIGASKYCYMGGFDATSNVAAGKIFGIPLRGTHSHAFVSSFMSSDEIVEKSLHRSDGSSVCDDFVSLVQAWINKLKWSNLLGGIFGETNQSELAAFTSYALAFPGSFLALVDTYD, translated from the exons ATGGCAGCTGTATCTAATGGGCCGAAGAAGGAGCGGACGTGTGAGGGGCATAACATCGCAGGACCGACCAATCCGATGGTGACTCCTCTCCTGACGGACCTCTATCAGTTCACCATGGCCTATGCTTACTGGAAAGCTGGCAAGCACAATGAT GATGGATTCTTTGACTACCTACGAAGCATTGACTGTTCTGATGTTGAAATATATTCCATATCTGAAGGATCTGTTGTCTTTCCAAAGGTACCCTTGATGAGAGTTGAAGGACCAGTTGCT GTGGCTCAACTGTTGGAAACTCCTTTTGTAAATCTTATAAATTATGCATCATTAGTTACTACAAACGCTGCAAGACATCGCTTTGTTGCTGGGAAGGAAAAATTACTTCTTGAATTTGGACTCCGACGAGCGCAG GGTCCTGACGGTGGTATAGGGGCGTCAAAGTATTGCTATATGGGAGGATTTGATGCTACAAG TAATGTGGCTGCTGGAAAGATATTTGGAATTCCTCTTCGTGGAACACATTCCCATGCCTTTGTTAGCTCATTTATG AGCTCAGATGAGATAGTTGAGAAGTCACTTCATAGGAGTGATGGTTCCAGTGTCTGCGATGACTTTGTTAGTCTGGTGCAAGCATGGATTAATAAATTGAAG TGGTCAAACTTACTAGGTGGTATTTTTGGCGAGACAAATCAGAGTGAATTAGCAGCTTTCACATCATATGCACTGGCATTTCCTGGCAGTTTTTTGGCCCTTGTGGACACTTATGAT